The DNA region TGGAGCCAGACTCTTTACCAACTGAGGTAATTTTGACAAATCCGCGTCAGTCTCTTGGTAGATTACAACTTGATTGGACACCCCAACCGGGAAACTATCTTGATTTTGAAGGCAAAACCTATGCAGTATTAGAGCGCCGTCATAGGTATCAATTGAAAGCAGGACGCTACCGCTTACATAATATTGCTATTTATGTTCAAAAAGCTAAACGACCATCAGAAAAAACTTTAGTAGCTGGACGTTGGGTAATTGGTGATGCTAGTTGTGACTACAATGCTAATTCAGAAATCATTCGCTGTGCAGTTAACCCAGAAGGACCTTGTAATTCTTGCCGTTTTTATGAAAATTCAGGGAACAGGGAACAGGGAACAGGGAACAGGGGGAGAATAACAAATGACTAATGACCAATTACCTCTCCTACTGTTAAATGAGTACCATTAACAAAATCCCATCCTGACTGGGGACGTTTACCAGTTAGCTGAACTTCTCTCAACCACAAAAAACCTTCCCCAGTTTGTACAATTGCTCCTATTCCCTTGGCAATGCTTACTACTTCTCCAGGTTGGGCAGATACAGTTGACAAATCAGGTATTTTGTGTATTTTATCTTGTAATTGTTCCGGTAATTCTTGAATATAAGCAGCATCTAAGGGAACAGTAGCAGTAATTTTCAGCTGTTGATTGCGAAAGGTAGTGATGCAGTTAGGATAAAAGCCTCTAATTTGATTGTGTAATTCAATAGCACTTTTTGACCAATCCAAATTATAATCATCCTTTTGAATCAAAGACGCATAAGTGGCTAAAGAATTATCTTGGGGAATAGGTTGAATTTCCTGAAGTTCCAACTTTAGCAAAGTTTCCACCAATAAATCTGCACCTATGACAGCCAGCTGGTCGGCTAAAATTTGGGCATTATCCAGTAATTTAATGGGTGTGGTGGCTTTTAGGAGCATATCTCCTGTATCCATCCCCACATCCATTAACATAGTTGTGATTCCGGTTTCTTTCTCCCCGTTATATAGACACCACTGAATGGGAGCAGCCCCTCGATACTGAGGTAAAATCGATCCATGTACGTTGATGCAAGCTAACTTTGGCATCTTTAAGATTTTCTTAGACAAAATTTGTCCATAAGCAACCACTACAAACACATCCGCATCTAATTGTTGTAATTGGATTAAAGTTTCAGCATCTTTTTTAACTCTCTCAGGTTGCCATACTGGGAGGTTGTGAGCATTAGCAACTGTTTTGACAGGTGAAGGAGTCAGTTTATTCCCGCGTTCTCTGCGTTTATCCGGTTGGGTGACAACTGCTAAAACCTCAAAATCAGGATGATACAGTAATTTTTCTAGAGTAGGAGCGGCAAACTGGGGAGTCCCAAAAAATACTACTTTCATTAGTGATTAGTTACTGGTTATTAGTTATGAGTTACTAGTCAATATTAAGTGCGTCACGAATCACTGACAACTGACAGCCCGCAACTGACTAAATGACAATAACAAGGAAAAAGATGCAAAGCAATTTTGCTTTGACGACATTAAATTTTAGCTATTTAGTGGTAAAGTATTTATTATCGGTGCAACAAAAAGTTCCTTAATAAAATACAATGCCTTGGCAAGCAGATCAGCTAATATCAATCAGTGATTGTATCTGCTGTTTGCAGGTATAGATATTTCGTTTTGTCTCATGGCTGGAAAATTCAGCATCTACTCACCCAATTTATTTGATAATTGACCAAATTCAGCTTTCTTGCATCTGCGCGATCGCAATATATATTTTATTGGTTTGAGAGCAAATTTGCAATTTATGAATTTGGATAAATGACGGTGAGGTTTTATGGATGTTGCTCAGACCGTGGTAGATTTTTAAAGGAATAAATCACTTTCAGACAGATACTCTTTAGTTTTATCGGGGTTGGCGCTGTTATACCAGATTATACAAAGGGAAAACTGAGTTAAATGGTTTAGTTTTTGCTAAAACATTTTTATCAGAATACATAAATTGAGGCACTAGCTTTAGTCACCTAAGAGCGTAGTTTATATCCTTTCTCAAGTTACCTATATTTGGTCCTACCTAAGTATGGGCATAATTTAGGCATCCATTTACACGTAGATGACTGGAATGATCAACAGCAATATTCACTGTAATTAAATTGGCCTGAACAACCAAGTAATTTAAAGAATGTAAAGGTGTGAACAATGATTGGAAAATTTTTGTAAAGTGATGCAAAATTTGGCGAGATGATCTCGTTAGAGCTTCTAGTTTGTTGTTATACATATAATCATAGCTTTTCCTCTTCCTGCATAGACATTGCTCCTCACATAGCCACCGCCCCTTAGAGAGTCCACTCATGCTGAAATCCCTTTTGCTGTCAGGATGGTTCCGCGTACAACCATTTCTTAAGTACGTTATCGTTGTTATATTAATTGCTCCCTTAGTAGGTGTATCAATTCACTCTAGCGTAGCGAAACAATCACAATTAAAAGTAGGAAAAATTAGTTCAAGTCCTGGCAAATCTGATTCAACGTCCCAAGTAACGGCTATTGCTAGGGAAAATGATTTAAAACTAGGTGAAGTCAAATCCTTGGAAGCAAAATTTGGGAATGTTGTACCAGTAGACAAGTCTGTGAGTGAAGAAAGGCAAGTATTACTGGCCGATAAAATTGATTCTGGGGCAGGACAAGAAAATCAGCACTCAAATAGTAATGTACCTGTTAGCGATATCTTGGGGCTAGTTAAACAGGGAAATTTAGCAAAGATCCCTGGTGGTCAAACTGATTTAATCCAAAAATTAAAGGATGCTAAAGTCCAGGCTTTACGGGGTGAAGTTAACTCTTTAGAAAGTGAGAGTCTGAAAAATGAAATATTAAGAACAGCGACAGGAACATCAAATATTAGAGAATCACAGCCTTCCTCCATGACGGAAGTACCTGTAGATGAACAGCAAAATCAGTCCGACGCAGTGCCAGATGATCCCATAGGTAGTCCTCATCCAATTCCTTGGAAATGGATCATGATGACTCAGGAAGCTATTGGTGGTCAAGGGGGTTCTGGGGTGCGACACTATCGTAGTATACCAGTAGTTTCTCCCGATGGTAGATATGCTGTTTATAGCCGAGTGCAACTAGAAGTGCAACCGGAAATGCACAACAGCCGAGTTACCAGCTTGTTGTTTATCGAAGATCGGCAAACCAAGAGTTTACGGGTAATGGCTAAAACTGCTGCCATTGCTGATCCACTGTTAAATCAGCCAATTCCCGCCCAACAAACTGATGCCGAAGGGAAAATAGGGGTTTTAGTTCCGGTTAGCTGGTCTCAAAAAGGCGATCGCTTTTTAGCCCGCAAATTTGTAGGCATCTTCAACACAGCAGATGTGACAGACCATGCAGTAATTTGGGATCGGCAAGAAAATCATACCAAAACCGTTGCTCCAACCCAAGGGGAAGATGAGCATGAAAAAATAGCGATATTATTAGGTTGGAGTAAAAAACAACCCGATCATGTGCTATTCCGTGCAGGTGAACTAGGGGAAGAAAATTGGCCTTTGATACAAGTTGCTAGTGATGGCAAAAGTGTAAATGTCACAAACGATGGCGATCAGCCTGTTACTTTTGGTGAAAGAGATACACAGATTTGGGCAGAACCTCAAGTTGCTTCCAGATAGTGAATCAAAATTTTGGATAATAAATATTAATTTTAATTCCCGTTGTTGCCCAAGGTGATAACGGGTATTTTTTGTTATCCGCAGCAAGATGTTTTTAAAGTTGAGCTATAGCAGGAGTCAGGAGTCAAGAGTAAAACCCTTTTGTAGTGGGAGTTTCATTATCAATTGATGTCCTAACCACCCTGTCCATGGCTATACTTATTACCATTTAGGGCATATTGCAGGTACATGAGGTACAAAATTTGCTCACAAAGCTACGGCACACTCATGCTTTTACTCCTGACCCCTGACTGCTGAATTCAGCTATATGTTCAGGCTGATTTAAAAAATCTAATAATCTCCCGAACATGATCCAGAAATTGCCCATCTGTAGAAAGTTGTGCAATGGCATTTCTGGCTTCTCTGGATAGTCGCTCATGTTCAACTTGGTTTGTAGCCCGTAATTCTTCTAAACTAGCAATAATACGAGCTAATTCTCGACGAGTTTCTTCATTAAACCTTTGGTTATTTGCTGCCAAAGAATATGGTTGTTCTGGGTTAAGTTGGTCTTCTAAAGATTGGACTTTTTGCTCTATTTCATAAAATCGGTTACGAAGTTCCAAAATATCTTCACGCGGATAGGTAAATGCTTGACGAATCATTCTTAACCGAGCATATAAATATTCGTAGGCGCTAATAGCAGGACGGAGTAAAGTTAATAACAAAGCTGCGCCAGAACTGATATATCCCACAGCACTAATACCAGTAGCAGCTAGGATATAAAGAGCAATAGCTGAAACTAAGTGTAAACCAATAGCCAACCAGAGCGATCGCTTGGCTAAAACTTTCACATACTTAACTTGTTTCTCATCTACAGGAATATTTTTTTCTATAGATTCTGCTGCTTCTGCTAAAACTTCCTTAGCTTGAAAATGGACATTCCACGGAACTGTCACAATCACCAATAACCACCAAAAACTAGCACCACCAATTACCCAGTCGAGAACATTACCTGCGGGTATATGGAACCATTGCAAAACACCAAAAGCTACCAAGAATGTGACTACAATTCCCACAATAGAACTGATAAAAAAGTTCAAATACATTGTTCTCTGTCTCCAGTAAAACTGTTACCTTTATCATGTTCACAAGTTCCCAGTGATACATATATCATTGTGCTGGTTTTTCTAATAGCACATCATCTTCAAAAAAGATAAGATGTCAAAATTAATCATAATTGTTTCACCAGCAGCTTGATAAAGTGCGGCTATTTGTGGAAATCAACAACCCTACTCAGAAAAAGTCAACTCAGCGTTTTATGTATTCCTTGCCTTAACTTGATGGAGACTTGACAATTAATAGCACAAGAGATAGTCTATAATTATTGCGGGTGTTTAATCAAAACCTTCTTAATTAATCAAAAATTAAACCCCTGAAAATCAGTAAAAACTTCAGCATCTTGGTAAGTTCGGTTTGGTAAGTTCGTTCGGGTGTCATCGGAAAAACCCCAAGTCTGAATAGACATGGATTTTATTGGTACGCAGTTTCGGTTAGGGTAACTGAATAGAATCTAGGTTTTAATTTGCATAGAATTTAACCTCAATTCTTCATACCCAGACTGCAATCTATATCAACTCTGGCTACTTA from Anabaena sphaerica FACHB-251 includes:
- a CDS encoding DUF6464 family protein is translated as MEPDSLPTEVILTNPRQSLGRLQLDWTPQPGNYLDFEGKTYAVLERRHRYQLKAGRYRLHNIAIYVQKAKRPSEKTLVAGRWVIGDASCDYNANSEIIRCAVNPEGPCNSCRFYENSGNREQGTGNRGRITND
- the fmt gene encoding methionyl-tRNA formyltransferase — encoded protein: MKVVFFGTPQFAAPTLEKLLYHPDFEVLAVVTQPDKRRERGNKLTPSPVKTVANAHNLPVWQPERVKKDAETLIQLQQLDADVFVVVAYGQILSKKILKMPKLACINVHGSILPQYRGAAPIQWCLYNGEKETGITTMLMDVGMDTGDMLLKATTPIKLLDNAQILADQLAVIGADLLVETLLKLELQEIQPIPQDNSLATYASLIQKDDYNLDWSKSAIELHNQIRGFYPNCITTFRNQQLKITATVPLDAAYIQELPEQLQDKIHKIPDLSTVSAQPGEVVSIAKGIGAIVQTGEGFLWLREVQLTGKRPQSGWDFVNGTHLTVGEVIGH